In Cinclus cinclus chromosome 1, bCinCin1.1, whole genome shotgun sequence, the sequence taaaaataaaaagaatggaCTTGGTTTTCATCAGTTgaggatttttctctttattataTGCAGGAAATTCTGTGTTTGAAATTATGCCTTTAAAAATCTTGCACCTGATGAGTCAACTAAATTTGCTCTTTTTGTGCTTCTGGTAGTCATAATGTCATTCCACTTCCCCATTCCACacagttttctctttcatttttcactctTGGTTTGAGCTGCAGTGTCTGGGGGAAATGTAACAACAAAAGCAGgaattctttttcttaataaaatttaGTGTGATGATAACTAACAGTGCTGCAGTAGGATAAACAAGGATTGCAGAGAATTTGATAAATAACAGAACTTTCCCCGAAGACATGTGACTGAAGATGACTTTGctgaattttcttcctctttctcccaAACAACGTTTTATACCATTGAATACTGAGCAAAAAAAGTAGCTATGTTTGGActcttttttgttattttattcaCCCCTGGAGTCAGTGAATTCATTTGTTCATCATCAGATCTTGATATGTCGTATACTTTTTGTGGTAAGTAAAAAATAGGTAATAATTTTGTTAAATTTGCAGGGTAATTGCTGTAGTCTGAGGGAttgtgaattttcttttaaatttgttctttgaggaatacagaaaaataaaaatatgtatatttctGTTATTAGAAATATGTTATTAATTATAAGAATTTTACTTCATAGACGTAAATCTTACCACAGTGCTGGTTCCAGCAGCTAGGAGAGAGAATTTTATTCTCAAGTAAAGTAGGCATGTTTTCATTAAGGAAATATTGGAAGATAATGGATTTCAACCTGTTTCACAAGTACTATGTTATAGAAATTATGCTTATTGAGTTAAACAGTATGTAAGAATGAAAAGCTTGAAgtatatggaaaaaaacagggaatgTGATATTTTGTCAGGCTGGGGTACCAATAAGGCTCTGAGACATCACAGTGTGTCCCTTCTTGCCATGTCTGTGTCCTGGGCTGAtattctgtgtattttaaaaatgcaaggtAGGTCACTCACAGAGCAGATCTACTCAGAGGTTCATTTACATTATCCTGGAAAATATGCTGGtgcattaaaaacatttttagccCTTGTCAGCATGATTAGCATAAGTAGGGATATTTTCAGTACAAGACCATGCTGGTTTAGTGCTAATAAAAAGTTTGTATATcttcaaaagagaaataaagatacttttgtcttttttttgtgtgccaAATTTCATCAACCAAAAATTGACTTCTCTTTTTACTTAAAGAAATATGATACTGGTTTTGCCCTCTAAATGTAAAAATGattaataatataatttaaaatacataaaaatatttaccaaaTATATTGAATGATTTTATATACTTTATAttaaataagtttaaaaatatgtgtgtggttttttgtaTGTATAACTCTATATTCTTATAATTTTTATGGAGAAGCCTATTCACACTATCAATGTGAAAtgcttttttggtttgcttttttttttgtttgtttgtttttttgtagaTTCTACAACTTATGCTTTCACGTTTAATCTGACACCTTGCAGCATGTTGAATGAACCTGTCTGGAAGGCTGCTCTTACCTGGATTCCAAGTGAGTCTCTCTTCACTAGACAATTATATTctggaaatgctggaaatgAAATACAACTGAAAAACTGGCACTTCATCTTAAATGCCAAGTGATTGAGGAAATTGGTTTCTGGGATTGAAAATGAAATGGATAAACCATAGTGATGGACCAAAATGATGATTTGTGAAAATGTGTGGGAATTTTACTTGGAGCAGTTACCAGAGTCTGTCCTGCACATGGACTGTCACTGTACATGCAAATCTGTGACAGTTTAGGTGTATGTGCATTTTGGTCTTCTGGCCTGGAGAAGATCCAAGCCTTCTAAAGGAGAGAGAGTATCATCAGGCCATCCAATGATGGCAGGACTTCTACGATGAATATGCATGTTCCAAAAGCTGGAAATGATACTGGATTTTGTGTGCAAGCTTAACTGTTACCTTTAAATCCAGCTTTAAGCCAGCAAGTTCAGCTAATGAAATGTTTAGGATCTGGCTGTATCATAAACTTCACCTTCTGCACTAGGTTTGCTTCCCTACAAGGACGTCTTTATGATGTCTTAAAACTAAAACCTGCTTAAAACTAAGGTCTTAATTTAAGCATGTGTTTAGGTTAGCTTTGAAGCTGAATGAactctattttctttcctgaagaaattaaaatggacTTTGAAATTGTtctcccaaatatttttttaagactaattttgttgttgttgttaaaaaCAACAatagttatttttccttttttttttttctggaagtagCAGCTTTCAAGATATATACCTCTTTAGATTTGGATGAGTCTgacaaaaatacagtattttggCATAACCTACTTATCTAAACAGCATGTCTCCATATACGTTTTTCCTCCCCATCAGTTACCATTTTCTGACTTCCAATGTTTTAATTAGGAAGTGACATCCACTTTTTGAAGGTTGTCTTCAAAGTCTGGTATGATGGGGCCAAATCACTCACCTGGAAAGAACTCCTCTGCAGTGGAGCTGATGATAAATACTCAGTGTGTGGAACACTGAAAGGAGGTTGGTGTGAAAATACATAGTGCAATCAACCCATGCAAACAGTTTCTTATCTCCGCAATCTAGACCTTGCTTGGCAGGCAGCAGACCTCAGAGCAGACAGTTCTCCAGTGCCAGAACCCCATTTGAGTAGAAAATGTTCAAATTCTACATTTTAACATCCTTGTACTGCAGTTTCCATCTCCATAAATGGGGATTACTAATATTTTTAATCTCATTAGGAAACTTATGCTTAACATCTCTAAAATGACATGGAAAGATTGCATTTGACTGGACTGAACAGGAAATTTGAGAGGTGCTGTGGGCACTACTAATATCCAGAACAAAGTTTATTTAGATGTGTGTCTGGATGGGTTTTTTAAGAGATTTTCTACACCCAGGTATGatagtgttttgtttttatgagtAGAAAAGGGTCAATCCTTTGGTAGGTGCTAACAGGTTTTAACACTACAGAGGCTCAGATTCAGAGAATTCAGGCAGGATGTCAGACTAAAGGCCAAAGAGACCTGTAAGGAAGTCAAAATAcagtctgttttcctttctttaaaaatcagtatcAGCTCTCTTCGGTTACCATTCAAGTGAACTACTATTACAAGTTAAATTACTGAAGTTATCACAGTAGTATGTGTCTGTAGGAGGTGTTGCAGGATCACTGTGGTTACTTTCTATTTTCTAATGTGGTTTCAACAAATAGTCAGAGCTCTGAGAGAAGAACCAGGTGAGGGCTTTATCAGTGAAAGAGTAAATGACATTGGCAACTGCTGCTGAGAGATATGCCATATTGCTTTGAAGTTATTTAGGCAGTCTGATTGATGGCTTTATGGTTAAGTAACTCTTTATATTATAATTatctctgtttttcagaaacacTTGTATCAGCATTTGACATTAAAGGCTTAAGAATGAAGTTTCCAAAGGTACTTTTCAATGTTTTGTATAAAGAAATAACAATAGTAAAATCACAAATTTACAGGTATGTTTTTTACTGAAGAGAGATGTTTGCCCAAACTGtagaaaacagaagaggaaatgtcAGAAAACTTTCTTATAATAGAAGTGATGACGCTAAAATGGTAGCATCTCTGAAATGCTAGATGTTCTAAGGTTATTATTCCTCTATAATTCCtcctttattttatataaaaagaCCAAAGTAATCAGTTAATGTCACCTTAATTACTCAGTTTTGTTTGGTAAATTATTCTCTTTGCCTTTACCTGTTTGAGTAAATAATTCATATTCCTTCTGCCCATTTCGTTCTTTATTTTGCATTCTCTTCACACACTGCTCTCTTACTCCATGATACCATTTTCAAAGATTTGAAGAGAGATAACAATATCCAAAAAGTAAAAGCAGTGCTCCACTGTTAAACTAGGGGCAGCACCACTCCTCAGGTTAAGCCATTCTCATCCAACAACTGCCTCATCAGTTGTCTGAGCTTTTCCAAGACCCTTATCATCCGTATTAATCCCTAAAAATGTCACTAAGGAGCTCCTACGGGTCCACAAGCTCCCCCTTAGTTCATGGGCTTCCAACAGTGTTAGGCTCCATCCACTCCAACACCTCTTATAACTCAGAGCTAGTAATGGACAGGAACATCCTCTGCCATGAGCTGTCCTCCTATAGATGAGTAACTTATGGTAAACCTGACACTTCCTGATGGGACTCTGCTAGAAATGCTGTTCCTGAGGACTCCGGCCATGAGAAGAAAGTTGaacactgttttatttttatgtactcATATACCTGACTATACCCATGAGAACACTCCCTGATGGGAATCTGTCTTTTTCAGTTCTAACAGAAATCACCAGAACCATTCCAAGAAGCCACTTAGACAAGAGCAGGTGGTATTGTGCActaattgtcttttttttcttgcttgttttaGGGCAATTACAGTGTTATTGTGCAAGGATTCTCTGATGATTCTGAGAATAGTATGCTCATATGCTTGAATTTCACCATGATAGTAAAACAAGATCCTTTCTGAGTGTAACAAACTTCTCAAATAATTCCAGAACATGGAGGTCACTTCTGTGAGCAACTTGAATCCAATCTGTGAAGTAATATGCACACTAAATTTCCTGAGGCAGAATACATCATGTGCTGTCTGGGAAGCTGTATGATGTATAGTCTTACTCATTTGTAGCACAGCCCTAATCAGTTTCTCGGCCAATGTGCACAGAATCTCTGGGAATCAGGCATCCTGATTAATTCACAGAATTACCCTGACTGGATGTCGTGCTTATCCCATTTTTTGGTGCTGTGCCTTGAGTTACAATAAAGTTGACTCCTTCAGGCTGAGCTAAAGTAATCAAGAAGTTTTGAAGTTTTGAAGTGCAAGAATCAGAAGTTCATCAGTATTCAATTTAAAATGACACAGCAATTGAATTTGGGAAGCCTGTTGTGAggtgggggggtgggtgggaattggtttgtttgggttttttccttttcttgtaaCAATAAAACTTGTTTGTACAATCaatttaagagattttttttttttattttcctgatgttttctgatgtttcttcagatgtttcatattttttacaCCAAGCTGAAACAGAGTAGTAATTTGTTATGTGGTAGTAACTGATGTGGATAAAATCCAAAGTGGAACACGCTTCCACTTACACTGATATGGTACAACTGAATTTAGCCATCCAGAGCTGCAAGTGCAATGCCTTAGAATGTTTTTATCTCTTGCTTGGAGTCTGAAGGACAGAGGCTACTCAAACTGTGTCCTTCAGAAGCAGGAGGATGGTGTCACCCAACAGGTTGATCTATTTCTCAGTTATTCCTCTAAAGCATTGCAAAAGTTTTCCTGTAGCTTTTCTCCCTTGGACAGCCGACACTAAGTACCCACCTGCCCTCTCTGTTGCTCCTCTGCACCCAAGAGCTTCAGTAAGACTTTGGTGGAATATGAGATTTTGGTCCTTAGGAAaagatttcatttgttttcatccCCAGACAGCAGGGCTGGTGTATTTAGTGAGTTCAGAGAGTTTTCCCCAACTAACAGGACACTCTTGAAGCTGCACTTTGTGCTGGTTACTAGTTCTTGCTGTGTCTAGCAGATTTCTTCCAAATGCCtggagaaaagtaaaaaagccAGAATAAACCAAGCCTCTTTCAGACTGCTAAATACCAAACATGCAAATTAGGAGAAGCAAAGCTTTTGGTCTCACTTTACACATAAAGAAAGATGTTTTTCAAACTTGGTATCAGAAAACTCaaggaaaaaccccacaccCAAGTTTGTAGATACTCCGTTAAAAACTTGGGTTTAATCACACTTAGTTTGGctaaataaagcaaaatcatTAAGAGTCAATAAAAACAGGAATATAACTGCATAATGGCTGGAGATAAGAAGCTATGATTACATCTAAGTGATGGTGGCAAAGCATCTGTGCTTTCATTCAGTCCACAGACAGTTCCAGGAGTATTCCTAAGATGAAGTATCACAGCATGTTCTGCTTATGTTTGAGCTGATTTACTAGAGTTGGGATCAATTTATTCCTAACCTGAAAGATCAATCAAAAAGCAGCCTGAGAGCATGATAAGCAGTAtctacttttcttctt encodes:
- the LY96 gene encoding LOW QUALITY PROTEIN: lymphocyte antigen 96 (The sequence of the model RefSeq protein was modified relative to this genomic sequence to represent the inferred CDS: inserted 1 base in 1 codon); protein product: MTLLNFLPLSPKQRFIPLNTEQKXVAMFGLFFVILFTPGVSEFICSSSDLDMSYTFCDSTTYAFTFNLTPCSMLNEPVWKAALTWIPRSDIHFLKVVFKVWYDGAKSLTWKELLCSGADDKYSVCGTLKGETLVSAFDIKGLRMKFPKGNYSVIVQGFSDDSENSMLICLNFTMIVKQDPF